In one window of Episyrphus balteatus chromosome 3, idEpiBalt1.1, whole genome shotgun sequence DNA:
- the LOC129915344 gene encoding beta-alanyl-bioamine nonribosomal peptide synthetase ebony-like isoform X1, which translates to MPSKSKLQSIIRGPQYDLIPRRLHKLFEDKVLENPNKSALIYDGKVLTRKEVNERSNQYARVFLRETLKHSLSPNQDGDNIIAMCMEPSDYLVMILLATWKAGFAYIAIDPILTPNRIAHILNDARPVMVICDNDMDQRVFGSYLTLSLNELNEKCFQMDVTSILDDEMKKSSQDLAVVLYTSGSTGVPKGVKLPPIALLNRLKWQWITFPFNADENVGLLKSSLAFVDSVLEIWSTLLHGLTILVVPKPTTKDPEKLVKLLDEYQIGRIMLVPTLLRNIIMYLQMESKTHNNNDRLLSKLKNWVCSGEPLQKQLVEQFFDCFEEGTQLHNFYGCTEVMGDVTYFTCKSKQHLKEFEKIPIGLPVANTEIYILDNDYKPVSHGEIGQIFIAGLPLANGYVNGRDRDRFMDNPLVGEFKFTRLYKTGDFGSFRKGYIHFEGRLDSQIKIRGHRVDLTEVERTILSFDFVEKAIVLCYQVDPIDRTLLAFVQFNDLSPRFSELEIEKALKGKLQDYMIPQVIIVDHFPLLVNGKIDRQELLRSYERKRNDVIPMDFSQVPDDLKVIARDAFNIIESVIGRSARGTLTVESNFYEMGGNSLNSIIAVTLLREKGYHIEISDFISAKNLGEVLRTVSNELTKLIGDCKLAHLNMKAFPLTEDDKSTAIKILVDSFYDKGDLEYWIKEDISRQDYIDIFEDLWDDALNKGYSFIVKDMDTKEITGVAINFDARDEPKCLTNSKVDSVFDIVSVLEGPFRQNQMAVELNKIFYTSFSATSVNLNPQENIACIYLIEEEVINLAKRKNFTGVLTSNVSPLTQQLGNDVFNYKCLVDYQVNQFIYKDGTRPFALAPDSQKIMVQYKEL; encoded by the exons ATGCCTTCAAAATCAAAACTACAATCCATTATTAGAGGACCTCAGTATGATCTTATTCCACGCCGACTACATAAACTATTTGAAGATAAGGTTCTTGAGAACCCAAACAAATCAGCGTTAATCTATGATGGTAAAGTTCTAACCCGAAAGGAAGTTAATGAGCGATCAAATCAATATGCCAGAGTCTTTTTGCGAGAAACTTTAAAACATTCCTTAAGTCCTAATCAGGACGGAGACAATATAATTGCCATGTGTATGGAACCTTCGGATTACCTGGTGATGATACTGCTTGCAACTTGGAAAGCAGGATTTGCATACATTGCGATAGATCCAATTTTAACACCCAATCGGATAGCTCATATTTTAAATGATGCTCGTCCCGTGATGGTTATATGTGACAATGACATGGATCAAAGGGTTTTCGGATCATACTTGACCTTGAGCCTTAATGAGCTGAATGAAAAATGTTTCCAAATGGATGTAACAAGTATTCTCGacgatgaaatgaaaaaaagcagcCAAGACCTCGCAGTCGTTCTTTATACATCAGGAAGTACTGGAGTCCCGAAAG GAGTAAAATTGCCTCCGATTGCATTATTAAACCGATTAAAATGGCAATGGATAACATTTCCTTTCAATGCCGATGAAAATGTTGGCCTTTTAAAATCTTCTCTCGCATTTGTGGATTCGGTTTTGGAAATATGGAGCACCCTTTTGCATG GTCTAACTATCTTAGTTGTTCCAAAACCAACTACAAAAGACCctgaaaaattagtaaaattacTTGACGAATATCAGATCGGACGAATTATGCTTGTACCAACGCTCTTGCGCAACATAATTATGTACCTGCAGATGGAAAGCAAAACTCATAATAACAATGATCGCCTCTTGTCAAAGCTTAAAAATTGGGTGTGTTCAGGGGAACCATTACAAAAACAACTTGTCGAACAGTTCTTTGACTGTTTTGAAGAGGGAACACAATTGCACAATTTTTATGGATGTACCGAAGTAATGGGTGACGTAACATATTTTACATGCAAGAGCAAACAACACCTGAAGGAGTTTGAAAAAATTCCTATAG GGCTTCCTGTTGCTAACACTGAAATATACATATTAGATAATGACTATAAACCAGTCAGTCATGGAGAGATTGGACAAATTTTCATTGCTGGATTGCCACTTGCCAATGGTTACGTAAACGGCCGTGATCGGGACAGATTTATGGACAATCCACTTGTCGGTGAGTTTA AATTTACCCGACTCTATAAAACTGGAGATTTTGGTTCATTTCGAAAAGGATACATCCATTTCGAAGGTCGTTTGGACTCACAAATCAAGATTCGTGGTCACCGAGTAGATCTTACAGAAGTGGAGAGAACCATCCTTTCATTTGACTTTGTGGAGAAAGCAATTGTTCTTTGCTATCAAGTAGATCCAATTGATCGTACACTTTTGGCATTTGTACAATTTAATGATTTATCACCTCGCTTCTCAGAACTGGAAATTGAAAAGGCGTTGAAGGGCAAACTACAAGATTACATGATTCCTCAAGTTATAATCGTTGATCACTTTCCGCTTTTGGTCAATGGAAAAATTGATCGTCAAGAGCTTTTGCGGTCTTACGAGAGAAAAAGGAATGACGTCATACCTATGGACTTTTCTCAAGTCCCAGATGATTTGAAAGTTATTGCGAGAGATGCTTTTAATATTATTGAAAGTGTAATTGGACGATCTGCACGTGGAACTTTGACAGTGGAGAGTAACTTCTATGAGATGGGTGGAAATTCTTTGAACTCGATTATAGCCGTTACATTGCTACGTGAAAAAGGATATCATATTGAAATATCTGATTTCATTTCGGCCAAGAATCTCGGTGAAGTTCTTCGGACAGTTTCCAATGAATTAACCAAACTGATTGGGGATTGCAAACTTGCTCACTTAAATATGAAAGCATTTCCCCTTACTGAAGATGACAAGTCAACTGCTATCAA AATTCTCGTGGATAGTTTTTATGACAAAGGTGATTTGGAGTATTGGATCAAAGAAGATATTTCACGCCAAGATTACATTGATATTTTTGAG GATTTGTGGGATGACGCACTAAATAAAGGCtacagttttattgttaaagatATGGACACGAAGGAGATAACGGGTGTTGCAATTAATTTTGACGCTCGAGACGAGCCTAAATGTCTCACCAATTCAAAAGTTGATAGTGTTTTTGACATTGTAAGCGTATTAGAAGGTCCATTtag GCAGAATCAGATGGCAGTggagttaaataaaatattttatacttcTTTTTCTGCTACTAGCGTAAACTTGAATCCCCAAGAAAACATAGCCTGCATTTATTTAATTGAAGAAGAAGTTATAAACTTGGCTAAGAGAAAAAACTTTACGGGAGTACTTACATCAAATGTCAGTCCTCTTACACAG CAACTTGGAAATgatgtttttaattataaatgcCTGGTTGATTATCAAGTTAATCAATTTATCTATAAAGATGGTACCAGACCTTTTGCTCTTGCTCCTGACTCACAAAAAATAATGGTTCAATATAAGGAGTTATAA
- the LOC129915344 gene encoding beta-alanyl-bioamine nonribosomal peptide synthetase ebony-like isoform X2 gives MPSKSKLQSIIRGPQYDLIPRRLHKLFEDKVLENPNKSALIYDGKVLTRKEVNERSNQYARVFLRETLKHSLSPNQDGDNIIAMCMEPSDYLVMILLATWKAGFAYIAIDPILTPNRIAHILNDARPVMVICDNDMDQRVFGSYLTLSLNELNEKCFQMDVTSILDDEMKKSSQDLAVVLYTSGSTGVPKGVKLPPIALLNRLKWQWITFPFNADENVGLLKSSLAFVDSVLEIWSTLLHGLTILVVPKPTTKDPEKLVKLLDEYQIGRIMLVPTLLRNIIMYLQMESKTHNNNDRLLSKLKNWVCSGEPLQKQLVEQFFDCFEEGTQLHNFYGCTEVMGDVTYFTCKSKQHLKEFEKIPIGLPVANTEIYILDNDYKPVSHGEIGQIFIAGLPLANGYVNGRDRDRFMDNPLVEFTRLYKTGDFGSFRKGYIHFEGRLDSQIKIRGHRVDLTEVERTILSFDFVEKAIVLCYQVDPIDRTLLAFVQFNDLSPRFSELEIEKALKGKLQDYMIPQVIIVDHFPLLVNGKIDRQELLRSYERKRNDVIPMDFSQVPDDLKVIARDAFNIIESVIGRSARGTLTVESNFYEMGGNSLNSIIAVTLLREKGYHIEISDFISAKNLGEVLRTVSNELTKLIGDCKLAHLNMKAFPLTEDDKSTAIKILVDSFYDKGDLEYWIKEDISRQDYIDIFEDLWDDALNKGYSFIVKDMDTKEITGVAINFDARDEPKCLTNSKVDSVFDIVSVLEGPFRQNQMAVELNKIFYTSFSATSVNLNPQENIACIYLIEEEVINLAKRKNFTGVLTSNVSPLTQQLGNDVFNYKCLVDYQVNQFIYKDGTRPFALAPDSQKIMVQYKEL, from the exons ATGCCTTCAAAATCAAAACTACAATCCATTATTAGAGGACCTCAGTATGATCTTATTCCACGCCGACTACATAAACTATTTGAAGATAAGGTTCTTGAGAACCCAAACAAATCAGCGTTAATCTATGATGGTAAAGTTCTAACCCGAAAGGAAGTTAATGAGCGATCAAATCAATATGCCAGAGTCTTTTTGCGAGAAACTTTAAAACATTCCTTAAGTCCTAATCAGGACGGAGACAATATAATTGCCATGTGTATGGAACCTTCGGATTACCTGGTGATGATACTGCTTGCAACTTGGAAAGCAGGATTTGCATACATTGCGATAGATCCAATTTTAACACCCAATCGGATAGCTCATATTTTAAATGATGCTCGTCCCGTGATGGTTATATGTGACAATGACATGGATCAAAGGGTTTTCGGATCATACTTGACCTTGAGCCTTAATGAGCTGAATGAAAAATGTTTCCAAATGGATGTAACAAGTATTCTCGacgatgaaatgaaaaaaagcagcCAAGACCTCGCAGTCGTTCTTTATACATCAGGAAGTACTGGAGTCCCGAAAG GAGTAAAATTGCCTCCGATTGCATTATTAAACCGATTAAAATGGCAATGGATAACATTTCCTTTCAATGCCGATGAAAATGTTGGCCTTTTAAAATCTTCTCTCGCATTTGTGGATTCGGTTTTGGAAATATGGAGCACCCTTTTGCATG GTCTAACTATCTTAGTTGTTCCAAAACCAACTACAAAAGACCctgaaaaattagtaaaattacTTGACGAATATCAGATCGGACGAATTATGCTTGTACCAACGCTCTTGCGCAACATAATTATGTACCTGCAGATGGAAAGCAAAACTCATAATAACAATGATCGCCTCTTGTCAAAGCTTAAAAATTGGGTGTGTTCAGGGGAACCATTACAAAAACAACTTGTCGAACAGTTCTTTGACTGTTTTGAAGAGGGAACACAATTGCACAATTTTTATGGATGTACCGAAGTAATGGGTGACGTAACATATTTTACATGCAAGAGCAAACAACACCTGAAGGAGTTTGAAAAAATTCCTATAG GGCTTCCTGTTGCTAACACTGAAATATACATATTAGATAATGACTATAAACCAGTCAGTCATGGAGAGATTGGACAAATTTTCATTGCTGGATTGCCACTTGCCAATGGTTACGTAAACGGCCGTGATCGGGACAGATTTATGGACAATCCACTTGTCG AATTTACCCGACTCTATAAAACTGGAGATTTTGGTTCATTTCGAAAAGGATACATCCATTTCGAAGGTCGTTTGGACTCACAAATCAAGATTCGTGGTCACCGAGTAGATCTTACAGAAGTGGAGAGAACCATCCTTTCATTTGACTTTGTGGAGAAAGCAATTGTTCTTTGCTATCAAGTAGATCCAATTGATCGTACACTTTTGGCATTTGTACAATTTAATGATTTATCACCTCGCTTCTCAGAACTGGAAATTGAAAAGGCGTTGAAGGGCAAACTACAAGATTACATGATTCCTCAAGTTATAATCGTTGATCACTTTCCGCTTTTGGTCAATGGAAAAATTGATCGTCAAGAGCTTTTGCGGTCTTACGAGAGAAAAAGGAATGACGTCATACCTATGGACTTTTCTCAAGTCCCAGATGATTTGAAAGTTATTGCGAGAGATGCTTTTAATATTATTGAAAGTGTAATTGGACGATCTGCACGTGGAACTTTGACAGTGGAGAGTAACTTCTATGAGATGGGTGGAAATTCTTTGAACTCGATTATAGCCGTTACATTGCTACGTGAAAAAGGATATCATATTGAAATATCTGATTTCATTTCGGCCAAGAATCTCGGTGAAGTTCTTCGGACAGTTTCCAATGAATTAACCAAACTGATTGGGGATTGCAAACTTGCTCACTTAAATATGAAAGCATTTCCCCTTACTGAAGATGACAAGTCAACTGCTATCAA AATTCTCGTGGATAGTTTTTATGACAAAGGTGATTTGGAGTATTGGATCAAAGAAGATATTTCACGCCAAGATTACATTGATATTTTTGAG GATTTGTGGGATGACGCACTAAATAAAGGCtacagttttattgttaaagatATGGACACGAAGGAGATAACGGGTGTTGCAATTAATTTTGACGCTCGAGACGAGCCTAAATGTCTCACCAATTCAAAAGTTGATAGTGTTTTTGACATTGTAAGCGTATTAGAAGGTCCATTtag GCAGAATCAGATGGCAGTggagttaaataaaatattttatacttcTTTTTCTGCTACTAGCGTAAACTTGAATCCCCAAGAAAACATAGCCTGCATTTATTTAATTGAAGAAGAAGTTATAAACTTGGCTAAGAGAAAAAACTTTACGGGAGTACTTACATCAAATGTCAGTCCTCTTACACAG CAACTTGGAAATgatgtttttaattataaatgcCTGGTTGATTATCAAGTTAATCAATTTATCTATAAAGATGGTACCAGACCTTTTGCTCTTGCTCCTGACTCACAAAAAATAATGGTTCAATATAAGGAGTTATAA